A genome region from Thermodesulfobacteriota bacterium includes the following:
- a CDS encoding gamma-glutamyl-gamma-aminobutyrate hydrolase family protein, which yields MNKSKPLIGITTDIKDGNFQIESKYALAVADAGGLPVLLPSIPEKIGLLEEVFLEIDGLLLPGSRDMDPKFYDEEPHPKLRPMSLERTESEITALENAVRNKLPVLGICGGMQLINVFFGGSLYQDISSQLPGALCHENGFEHEIHLLGGTKLRAIVNNETFISRSYHHQSIKVLGNGLRVCAKSPDDVIEGVESIESFVVGIQWHAELESSEISKRIFTAFIDECRK from the coding sequence ATGAATAAATCCAAACCGCTTATAGGCATAACTACAGATATAAAAGATGGGAATTTTCAAATAGAGAGCAAGTATGCTTTGGCCGTGGCAGATGCTGGAGGACTTCCTGTTCTTCTTCCTTCTATTCCTGAAAAAATCGGCTTACTTGAAGAGGTGTTCTTGGAAATTGATGGTCTCTTACTACCTGGTTCGAGGGATATGGATCCCAAGTTTTACGATGAGGAGCCGCATCCCAAACTGAGACCAATGAGTCTTGAAAGAACAGAATCGGAAATTACAGCGCTTGAAAACGCCGTAAGAAATAAGCTGCCTGTTTTGGGCATTTGCGGAGGGATGCAGCTAATAAATGTTTTCTTCGGAGGATCGCTATATCAGGACATAAGTTCGCAATTACCCGGCGCACTCTGCCATGAAAATGGGTTTGAACATGAGATACATCTACTAGGGGGCACAAAACTCAGGGCAATTGTGAATAATGAAACCTTTATTAGTAGGAGTTATCATCATCAGTCCATAAAGGTGTTGGGAAACGGATTAAGGGTTTGTGCTAAATCTCCGGATGATGTTATTGAGGGTGTGGAATCGATCGAATCGTTTGTAGTTGGAATCCAGTGGCACGCCGAGTTAGAATCTAGTGAAATTTCAAAAAGAATTTTCACGGCCTTTATAGACGAGTGCAGAAAATAA